The following proteins come from a genomic window of Megalobrama amblycephala isolate DHTTF-2021 linkage group LG1, ASM1881202v1, whole genome shotgun sequence:
- the LOC125244306 gene encoding coiled-coil domain-containing protein 134-like has protein sequence MLSVCALLLLATPAALGSESDTQRHRHDSNLEIYKRLFETKRKDQLNALKNLVELNDVNQQYKIIDIMLKGLFKVLEDSRAVLIAANMQPDDPFPLDDKIKEAYSHVVENTAFFGDVALRFPRIVHHYYDRNADWSRLLRWGLRFCNQTGVFSGGAHQHVLTLMSQELGIMEKSADFVNPYRTERDDVLHTAEAFQKILREEEKRRRKEEKRKEIRKGPRISRSRTEL, from the exons ATGTTGAGTGTTTGCGCTCTGCTGCTGCTGGCGACTCCGGCTGCTCTCGGCTCTGAATCGGACACACAGAGACATCGACATGACTCCAACCTGGAGATCT ATAAGCGTCTGTTCGAGACCAAGAGGAAAGATCAGCTCAACGCTCTGAAGAACCTGGTGGAGCTCAATGACGTCAACCAGCAGTACAAGATCATCGACATCATGCTGAAGGGCCTCTTCAAG gtgcTGGAGGATTCGAGAGCTGTTCTTATCGCTGCTAACATGCAGCCGGACGATCCGTTTCCACTCGACGACAAAATCAAAGAAG CGTACTCTCACGTGGTGGAGAACACGGCCTTCTTCGGTGACGTGGCTCTGCGTTTCCCCCGCATCGTCCATCACTACTACGATCGTAACGCCGACTGGAGCCGCCTGCTGCGCTGGGGTCTGCGCTTCTGCAACCAGACGGGCGTCTTCAGCGGAGGAGCCCATCAGCACGTGCTCACGCTG ATGTCGCAGGAACTGGGCATCATGGAGAAATCTGCAGACTTCGTCAACCCGTATCGCACCGAACGAGACGAC GTTCTGCACACAGCCGAGGCCTTCCAGAAGATTCTCCGTGAGGaagagaagaggaggaggaaggaggAGAAGAGGAAAGAGATCCGGAAAGGCCCACGGATCTCTCGCTCTCGCACCGAGTTATAG